Proteins from one Telopea speciosissima isolate NSW1024214 ecotype Mountain lineage chromosome 1, Tspe_v1, whole genome shotgun sequence genomic window:
- the LOC122649903 gene encoding zinc-finger homeodomain protein 9-like — MNLTLNPTTAKAEETESDTPPPIQLPKSTADHHTPKTLSIPNGILKRIQKNHAASLDGHTLDGCGEFMPSPSATLTDPTSLKCAACGCHRNFQSRESEVASLSFDLYQHHYHPSPHPSIAAREQSPNSPSSSPPPLSSSYYPSAPQMLLALSTRLSGPLDNHQIVAARTMMTATMTNSDGQKWFRTKFNQEQKEKMFAFSERLGWKMQKKVPLNFVRRQWLALQMGW; from the coding sequence ATGAACTTAACCCTCAACCCCACCACCGCCAAAGCCGAGGAAACAGAATCAGATACACCACCACCGATCCAACTACCTAAGTCCACAGCAGACCACCATACTCCCAAGACGTTATCCATCCCCAACGGCATACTCAAGCGCATACAAAAAAACCACGCCGCAAGCTTAGATGGCCACACCTTGGATGGCTGTGGAGAGTTCATGCCATCTCCCTCCGCCACCCTCACCGACCCAACTTCCCTCAAATGCGCCGCTTGTGGATGCCACCGCAACTTCCAAAGCCGTGAGTCTGAAGTAGCCTCACTCTCCTTCGACCTCTACCAGCACCACTACCACCCCTCACCGCATCCTTCTATAGCCGCTCGTGAGCAGAGTCCCAATTCACCTTCATCCTCCCCACCACCGCTCTCGTCTTCATACTACCCATCTGCACCTCAAATGTTGCTTGCTTTGAGTACCAGATTGTCGGGTCCGTTAGATAACCATCAAATAGTTGCAGCAAGGACAATGATGACGGCAACCATGACGAACTCAGATGGGCAGAAATGGTTCAGGACGAAATTCAATCAGgagcagaaggagaagatgtTTGCTTTCTCGGAGAGGTTGGGTTGGAAGATGCAGAAGAAGGTGCCATTGAATTTTGTTCGGAGACAATGGCTTGCCCTGCAGATGGGTTGGTGA